One genomic window of Chelonoidis abingdonii isolate Lonesome George chromosome 5, CheloAbing_2.0, whole genome shotgun sequence includes the following:
- the LOC116835912 gene encoding coagulation factor XI-like, with amino-acid sequence MCSYCAFRMVWIYQTFNFIFLFTSVYSECITQIYENTYFKGGDVSTVFTPNLDYCRIVCTYHPRCLLFTYFPATWTKDPAKRFTCFLKDSDTEILPKVGMAGAVSGHSLKQCNRQIRACSMEVHTGLDMQGTNYNITTADNYEQCQERCTNDDNCYFFTYASEAFHSADFRNKCFLKTSRMGTPTSIRLLDNVVSGFSLKPCQRSQTDCRMDIFQETTFSGIDLTSVFTPDSFVCRTICTYYPNCLFFTFLTREWEVETQRNLCFLKASRTGVPHARVERANAMSGFSLLNCRRSFPACHSRTYTDTNFLGDELNVTYVKGHKVCQQVCTEKVRCQFFTYFPLQESCNKESKCKCSLRMSSDGSPTGIVYEKGRISGYTLRLCKRKASTGCMPLSKVKVVGGTDSVRGEWPWQVTLQVKLSTQRHLCGGSIISNQWILTAAHCIENLENPNIWRIYAGILKLSEINEDTPVFKVQEIIVHPQYVIAETGYDIALMKLDKPMNFTDLQHPICLPSKEETNTIYTHCWVIGWGYTKEQDQVQDILQKASVPLISNEECQTRYQQDRITDKMICAGDRKGGKDACKGDSGGPLSCKHEEIWYVVGITSWGEGCARPEQPGVYTKVAEYADWILEKTM; translated from the exons ATGTGCAGCTATTGTGCTTTCAG GATGGTTTGGATTTATCAGACCTTTAACTTCATTTTCTTATTCACTTCGGTTTACAGTG AATGTATAACTCAGATCTATGAAAATACGTACTTCAAAGGAGGAGACGTGTCTACAGTTTTCACACCAAACCTTGATTACTGTCGAATAGTGTGTACTTACCATCCTAGGTGTCTGTTGTTCACCTACTTTCCAGCAACATGGACTAAAGACCCTGCCAAAAG GTTTACCTGCTTCTTGAAAGACAGTGATACTGAAATATTGCCAAAGGTGGGCATGGCAGGTGCAGTCTCTGGACATTCCTTAAAACAATGTAACAGACAAATCAGGG CTTGCAGCATGGAAGTCCATACAGGACTGGATATGCAAGGGACAAATTATAACATAACTACTGCTGACAACTATGAACAGTGTCAAGAGAGATGCACCAATGACGACAACTGTTATTTTTTTACGTATGCTTCAGAAGCATTTCACAGTGCAGATTTTCG TAACAAATGCTTCTTGAAAACTAGCAGGATGGGAACACCAACCAGTATAAGACTGCTTGATAATGTTGTATCTGGATTTTCATTAAAACCCTGCCAACGTTCTCAAACAG ATTGTCGTATGGACATTTTTCAAGAAACAACATTTTCAGGAATTGATCTTACAAGTGTTTTCACTCCTGATAGCTTTGTTTGTCGAACGATTTGTACTTATTATCCAAACTGCTTATTCTTTACCTTTTTGACCAGGGAATGGGAAGTAGAAACACAAAG aaatctTTGTTTCCTTAAGGCCTCGAGAACTGGGGTACCACATGCACGTGTAGAAAGGGCAAATGCTATGTCCGGTTTTAGTCTTCTAAACTGCAGAAGATCTTTTCCTG CCTGCCATTCCCGCACTTACACGGACACAAACTTTTTGGGAGATGAATTGAATGTTACCTATGTTAAAGGACACAAAGTTTGTCAGCAAGTTTGCACAGAAAAAGTCCGCTGCCAGTTTTTTACTTATTTTCCACTCCAAGAATCATGCAACAAAGAAAG TAAATGCAAATGCTCCTTGAGAATGTCCTCAGATGGATCTCCAACTGGAATAGTGTATGAGAAAGGAAGGATCTCTGGCTACACATTAAGATTGTGTAAAAGAAAAGCCAGCACTG GGTGTATGCCACTATCTAAAGTAAAAGTTGTCGGAGGGACGGATTCTGTCCGTGGTGAATGGCCATGGCAAGTGACCTTGCAAGTCAAGTTATCTACTCAGAGACATCTCTGTGGAGGATCAATTATCAGCAATCAGTGGATTCTAACAGCTGCACATTGCATTGAGAA TCTCGAGAATCCCAACATTTGGCGTATTTATGCTGGCATTTTAAAACTATCAGAAATAAATGAGGATACACCTGTCTTCAAAGTCCAAGAGATTATTGTTCACCCTCAATATGTGATTGCAGAAACTGGATATGACATCGCCTTAATGAAACTTGATAAGCCTATGAATTTTACCG atTTACAACATCCCATATGCTTGCCAtcaaaagaagaaacaaacacaatttATACCCACTGCTGGGTGATCGGATGGGGTTACACAAAAGAACAAG ATCAAGTGCAAGATATTCTTCAGAAGGCTTCTGTTCCTCTAATATCAAATGAAGAATGCCAGACAAGATACCAGCAGGACAGAATAACCGACAAGATGATATGTGCTGGTGATAGAAAAGGTGGAAAGGATGCTTGTAAG GGAGACTCAGGTGGGCCATTATCATGCAAACATGAGGAAATCTGGTATGTGGTGGGCATTACCAGCTGGGGTGAAGGATGCGCTCGCCCAGAGCAACCAGGTGTTTATACAAAAGTGGCAGAATATGCAGACTGGATTCTAGAAAAAACCATGTAA